DNA sequence from the Stigmatella aurantiaca genome:
CTTCTTGATGGGCCCTTCCACCGTATTCCGGCGCTGACGGGCCTCGGCCTCCAACCGCTTGCGATCCTTCTCGCTCACGGGGGCCGAGGAAGCCTTGTCCCCGGGCTTCCCCTTCTCCCCTGCCCCGGCCGCCTCCGCCTCCGCCTTCAGGCGGAGCTGCTCTTGGTGGTAGAGGTACTCGTCCAGGTTGCCCGCGTACGGCACCACCTTACCGTCCACCACGTCCCACACCGTCGTGGCCAGGCTGTTCACGAAGCCCCGGTTGTGGGAGACGAACAGCAGCGTCCCGCCGTAGCCCTGCAGCGCCTCGATGAGCATCTCGGTCGAGTCCAGGTCCAGGTGGTTGGTGGGCTCGTCCATCAGCAGGAAGTTTGAGGGCCGCAAAAGCAGCTTCGCCAGCGCCACGCGGGCCCGCTCTCCTCCGGACAGCACGCCGATGGGCTTGTCCACGTCATCGCCCGAGAAGAGGAACGCCCCCAGCACCCCGCGCACGTAGCTCTGGGGCTTGTCCGCCGCCAGCGGCTGCACCTCCTCCAGGATGGAGTTGCGCTTGTCGAGCGTGTCCGCGTGGTGCTGGGCGTAGTAGCCCATCACCACGTTGTGCCCCAGCGACACCTCCCCGCCGTCCGCCGCCAGCTCTCCGGCCAGGATTTTCAGGAGCGTCGTCTTACCCGCCCCGTTGGCCCCCACCACCGCGATGCGCTGGCCGCGCTCCAAGCGCGCATCCAGCCCCGAGTACACCACCTGCGGGCCATAGCGCTTGCTCACGCCCTTGAGCGTGGCCACGTCCCGGCCCGAGCGCTCCACCTCCGGGAAACGGAAGTGCACCGTGGAGCGCTCCTCCAGCAGGTGCACCTCCTCCAGCCGCTCCAGCATCTTCTCGCGGCTCTTGGCCTGCCGGGCCTTGGTCGCCTTGGCGCCGAACCGGTCAATGAAGGACTGGAGCTCGGCGCGGCGGGCCTCCACCTTCGCGGCCCGCGCCTTGAGCTGCTCCATCTCCTCGGCGCGCTGGCGCTTGTAGTCGTTGTAGTTGCCCACGTACGAGCGCAACCCCTCGATCTCCAGCGAGACGATCCGGTTGACCTGCCGGTTGAGGAAGTCCCGGTCGTGGGAGATGAGCACCAGCGCCTTGTTGCTGCGGCGCATGAACCCGTCGAACCACGTCAGCGTGGGCACATCCAGGTGGTTGGTGGGCTCGTCCAGGAGCAGCAGGTCCGGATCCTGGAGCAGCAGCCCCGCCAGCGCGGCGCGCATCCGCCAGCCGCCGGACAGGGCGCTGGTGGGCTTGGCCAGGTCCGCGTCCCGGAACCCCAGCCCCTTGAGGATGCGCTCGGCGTGGTGGCGCCCGTAGTGGTCCTCGAAGTGGTCCAGCTCCGTGTGCAGGTCCGCCAGCTCCTGCGACAGCTCCAGCTGCCCGGCCTCGTCCGTCTCCTGGGCCAGGGCCGTCTCGGTCTTCTTCAGCCGGGCTTCCAGCGCGTCCCGGCCGGGCACGGTGCTCATCACCGCCTCCACCACCGAGCCCTCGGGCAAGCCCGCCAGCTCCTGGGGCAGGTAGCCCACCCGGGCCCCCCGCGCGTAGATGATGGTGCCCGAGTCGGCGTGCTGCGCGCCGGCCAGGAGCTTCATCAGCGAGCTCTTTCCGGTTCCGTTGGCACCCACCAACCCCACGCGATCCCGGGGGCCGAGGGTGAAGCTGGTGTCGTCGAAGAGGACCTTCTTGCCGTAGGCGAGGCAGAGGTCCTGGGCGATGATGAGGCTCATGGCGGGTGTGGGGTGTAGCAGCCCGGAGCCCCCTCGGAAACGATTTGCATGCCTGCTCGCCTACTCGCCGCGTCCTGACGGGCTTGCGTATACTGGCCCGCAATGGCCTCTCCGTGCGTTCACTGCGGCAGCACTGCTGGTCCTGACCACCTCTGTTCGGGGGCCAACCTAGCGCTGCTGGGGCAGGTGCTCGATGGCCGGTACAAGATCGACAGCGTGCTTGGCCATGGCGGCATGGGCATGGTGTTCCGGGCCACGCAGACCTCCGTGCAGCGGCCCGTGGCCGTCAAGACGCTGAACTCGGCGCTGGCCGTCGCCCCCACCTTCTTCGAGCGCTTCCGCCGCGAGGCCGAGGTGGCCAGCCGCCTGCGCCACCCCAACGTCATCACCATCTTCGACTTTGGCCGCGCGCCCGACGGCACCTGCTACTTCGTGATGGAGCTGCTGGGCGGCGAGAGCCTCAAGGAGATCGTCAAGCGCGACGGGCCCATGCCCCTGCGGCGCGCGGTGAACCTCCTGGAGCAGGCCGCGCGGGGGCTCGCCCACGCCCACGCGGAGAACTGCGTCCACCGGGACCTCAAGCCCCACAACATCATGGTGCAGCAGCTCGACGGGAAGGACTTCGTCAAGGTGCTGGACTTCGGCCTCGTCAAGGCGATGGAGCAGGACGAGGAGGAGCAGCTCACCTCCACCGGCCAGGTGCTCGGCACCCCGCAGTACATGCCCCCGGAGCAGGCCGGCGGCGAGCTGGTGGATGCCCGCTCGGACCTGTACGCCCTCACGGGCGTGCTCTTCTATTGCCTCACGGGCACCTCCCCCTACGGCGCCAACACGGTGCGCAAGGCGCTCACCGCCGCGCTCACGCAGACCGTCCCGGCGGTGAACAGCAAGCGCCAGGGGGCGCCCGTGCCGCCCTCCATCGATGACTTCATGCAGAAGGGGCTGGCGCGAGAGAAGGAGGACCGCTTCCAGTCCGCCGAGGAGTTCATCGAGGAGATGCTGGACGCGATCGAAGGCCTCTCCAACGAGGAGCTGGATGCGGCCCCCTCGGGCGGCGCCACCGGGCGCGAGAACGGCAGTGGCAGCAAGCCCAGCGTCTCCAAGCACCGCAAGCCGGGCAGCCCGGTGGGAAGCTCCAGCGCCCGCGCGTCCCGGCCCTCCTCGGGAGCCTCCGGCCGGTCTCCCAACGTCATCGTCGCCAAGGGCGCCTCGGGCTCCCCTTCCTCGAACCGGAGCAGGTCCTCGGGGGGAGCCGCTCCACGGGCCGCCCCCGCCCCGGAAGGCATGCCCCTGGCGAAGAAGGCCGCGCTGGTGGGCGTCCCCGCGCTCCTGCTCCTGGCGGGGCTCGGGGTGGTGGCCGTGAAGATGCGGGGTGAGGACAAGGCCCCCGCCCGGGTGCAGCAGGCCGAACGCGTCCCAGCGCAGCAGCCCCTGCCCTCGGAGCCCCCGGCCCTGGCCGCCGCGGAGGCGCCCCCCGCAGCCCCCTCGCCCACGGTGCTGGTGAAGTGCAACACCACGCCCGACGGTGCAGCCATCTTCAATGAGCGGGACGAGCAGATCGGCACCACGCCCGGGATGCTGGCCCTGCCGCGAGGCCAGAAGCACCGGCTCACCTTCCGGCTGGCGGGCCACCAGGACGCGGAACGCCCGCTGGACCTCAGCATCGCCGCGGGCGACATGCTCGCGGTGGATGTGCCGCTCACCCCGCTGCGCGCGGCCCCCACGCCGGGCAAGCCCAAGCCCGCCCGCCCGGCCAGTCCGCCCGCCTCCGACATCTCCATCTTCGAATAGCGCCCCCCTCCTGCCGCCTCGGACTTCCAGCGTCCAGGCAGGCAGGCGATGGGGCCCCTGGCAACTCCCACACCCGGTTTTTCCGGTGAATTGCAGGAGGGCGTTCCCAGCCCCATTTCACTGGGGATGCTCTCGACCTCTCAGATTACCTTCCGCGAAAAGACCCTCGCCGATCCGCACGAGGCGGAGGGCTCTCCGCGCCGCACGGAGCGCGAGACGCTTCTTCAGGCGCGCATCAAGGATCTGAAGCTGCACCTCCAGGGCACCCCCCTGGAGCGGCACATCCAGCAGCTCTACACGGAGCTCGAGGCCAAGGGCATCTCCTTCCGGCCCGAGTGCTACCTGTCGGATCAGTGGGGGTGCCCCTCGGGGGTGCCGGTCATCGGCCTGCCCTTCTACCTGGCGGACCCTCGCCTGCACACCTTGGAGGCAGAGCTGGGGGGAGACGCGGAGACGGAGAGCGACATCCTCATGTACCTGCGTCACGAGGCTGGCCACGCCTTCAACTACGCCTACCGCCTCTACGACACCGAGGAGTGGCGCAAGGTGTTCGGGGACTACTCCAAGCCCTACCAGGACGACTACAAGCCGCGTCCCTTCAGCCGCAAGTACGTGGTGCACATCTCCGGCTGGTACGCGCAGAAGCACCCGGACGAGGACTTCGCGGAGACGTTCGCCGTGTGGCTGACCCCAGGCATGGACTGGGGCAAGCGTTACCTGGGCTGGGCCGCGCTCAAGAAGCTCCAGTACGTGGATGAGGTCATCCGGCGCATCGGCCGGACGCCACCGGCCGTCCAGCTGGCCGACCGGGACCTGGACGTGGAGCAGATGGAGGAGACGGTCTCCGACCACTACCGCCAGCGCCAGCTCGAAGAGCGCGTGGAGCTGAAGCTGCGCGAGCACCTCGACCACGATCTCCTGGGCCTCTTCGAGCCCGCGGACAGCCCCTCCGCCGCCAGCGCGGAGACGCTGGTGCGGGCTGAGCGCCAGGCCCTCATCCAGTCCGTCACGCGCTACAGCGGCGTGAACCGCGCCGTCATCGTGGCGCTCGTGGACCACCTGCTGGAGCGCACCGCCGCGCTGCGCCTCACCGTGCAGTTGGACAAGACGCGCGAGTACCTCACCAAGCTCACCTCGCTCGTGACGGCGCTGGCGATGAACTACCTCTACACGGATCACTTCTTCGAGGTGGATTGAGGCGCGGCCGCGGGGTGCGCGGGGGACGTTCGATACCTACCCTTGAGACACCATGCCGCTACCGCCCTTGAAGATCGCCATCCTCCACTACCAGCTGGAGGGAGACCCGGTGGACCCCGTCGTCACGCAGGTGGGCGAGTCCCTGAGGGAGCTGGGCCACCAGCCCAGCTTCATCGCGGTGAGCGATCGCGTGGCCGACCTCCTCCAGGAAATCCAGGCCGCACAGTGTGATCTCGTCTTCAACCTCTGCGAGACGTTCGCGGAGGACTACCGCCTGGAGGTGAATGTCGCGGCGCTGATGGAGATGGCGCGCGTGAAGTTCACGGGCTCGAGCACGGCGGGCCTGCTGCTGGCCCAGGACAAGATCCTCACCAAGCAGCTGCTCGAGTACCACGAGATTCCCACCCCGGACTTCGCCACCTTCGACGGCATCTCCGTGGAGACCAACGGGGACCTGGACTTCCCGCTCATTGTGAAGCCGGCCCGGAGCGATGCGTCCATCGGCATCGGCGGCAAGTCGCTGGTGCACAACTGGGAGCAGCTCACCAACCGGGTGCGGGTGATTCGCAAGGAGCTTCAGGACGAGGCGCTCGCCGAGGAGTTCATCCAGGGGCGCGAGGTGTACGTCGGCGTCATCGGTCCCAAGGAGCTGCCGGAGATCCTCCCCATCGTGGAGCTGGACTTCGGCAACTGGGACAAGAACAAGCCGACCATCTCCGACCGCGAGGTGAAGTTCGCCCCCGAGACGGAGGGCTCGCCCAGGCTCGTCATCGCCCGGGACATCTCGACGGTGCTGCGCCAGCGCGTGGAGCGGGCCGCGCTGCTCGCGTACCGGGGCCTCAAGCTCCAGGACTACGCGCGCATCGACCTGCGCATCTCCGAGGCCGGAGACCCCTACATCCTCGAGGTGAACCCCAACCCGTACCTGGAGGACAAGAGCGAGCTGGCGATGGCGGCCCGGGAGAAGGGGCTGTCCTACACCCAGCTCATCGGCCGCATCCTGGACTCGGCGGCCCAACGCTATGGGCTGGAGAAGCGGCAGGCCGCCGGACTCCCGGATTCCGAGACAGCCCCGGTTATTGGGTGAGGAGGCTTGCGCAGAGTCCTGCCGCGCGGGGGATTTCTCGCTAAAAGAGAAGCCCGGCGCCCCGGCGCCCGCGAGTTTCCCCTCCCCGAGGAAGTCTCCCCATGGCCGAAGTCACCTTGGACCTGCGTGGTACGCCGAAAGCCGCGGCGTACGCGGAGCTGCAGCAGCACGTCGAGGCGGTGCTGGAAGGCATCGACGACGAGATCACCGCGATGGCGACCATGAGTTGCCTGTTGCACCACGCCTTCGGGCACCTGTGGACGGGCTTCTACCGGGTGGTGCAGCCCGGGAAGCTGCTCCGGGTGGGCCCCTACCAGGGCACGCTGGGGTGCCTGGAGATCACCTTCGGCAAGGGCGTGTGCGGGGTGGCCGCGGCCACGCGCGAGACGGTGGTGGTGCCCGACGTGCATGCCTTCCCGGGCCACATCACGTGCGACGGCCGCTCGCAGTCGGAGATCGTCGTGCCGGTGTTCGGCAAGAACCGTGAGCTCATCGCGGTGCTGGACATCGACTCGGAGCACAAGGCCACCTTCGACGCGGTGGACCAGCAGGCGCTCGAGACGATGATGGGGTGGTTCTCGCGCCCGCGCGGCTAGAGCGTGCGGTGCACGCGCAGCAGGGCGTAGGCCGCCAGCGTGCTCGCGTCCTGGATGCGCCCCGCCCGGACCTGGGCCTCGAACTCGCGCACGGTCACCTGTGTGCAGACAAGGCCCGCCTCCTCCTGCTCCAGCTTCTGGGGGCCCCGTGTGAGGTCCTCGGCCAGGAAGACGTGCATGCCCTGGTTGGAATAGCCCGGGGCTTCGAACAGGCGGCCCAGGTACGTCATGCGTCCGGCCATCAGCCCCGTCTCTTCCTGGAGCTCTCCGGCGGCGACCGACTCCGGAGAGGCGTCCGCCTGGGTCTCCCACGCGCCCTGAGGAAATTCCAGGGACTGGGCCTGCACGGGATAGCGGTACTGCTCCACCAGGTGGAACGTGCCGTGCTCGTAGGGAATGACGAGCGCGAAGTCCACCTTGCAGACCACGCCGTAGATGCCCGTCGAGCCATCCGGCCTGCGGATGGTGTCCTCCCGCACGGTCATCCACCGGTTGCGGTAGACCTCTCTCGAACCGAGCGTTTCAATCGTCATGGGCCCGAGATTACCCTCCAGGCGAGCCTCCGGGCGATCGTGGGAATGGCTGCCCCACTCCCCGTGTAGATTTGGGGGAGTGAGGTTGTTAGTGGACGAGTCCTGCTCAAGGAGCCGCCGTGTTCCGACTTGAAACAGACCGGACGCTCATCGAGTCCTTCCGGCCCCGTGACCGCCGGGTCATCGAGATGCCCGCGGACATCACCTTCCCGCTCTTCGTGCGCGATTACCTGGCCTGGACGGAGACGTCCGGGGGGCGCGTGTACCTCGTCTTCGCCGCGCCCGGCAGCCGCAAGCCCATTGGCATCATCTTCCGCCGGGACGTGTCCAGCGGAGGCCCGCCCACCACGCAGATGTGCGACTGGTGCCACTACTCCGGCTCCTCGAACGAGGTGGGCCTGCTCACCGCCGACGTGAACAGCAAGCGCCGCGTGGGGGTGAACCTCTGCATGGACCTGCGCTGCCAGGCGAAGCTGGAGGACGCCGCGGATCGCACCGGGCGCCATCCGCTCGAAGCCCTCACACGGCTCCGGGAGCGCATGTCCCGCTTCGCCCACGAGGCGCTCGGCATCCAGGTGCAGCCAGCCGCGTGAAGGAGGGGCCCGGTACTCGGGCCCCTCTCTCCGCTAGCGGCAGATGTCGCGATCGTACAGCGGGTAGAAGTGACCCTCGGCGTTCCCCGTCAGCGAGCGGGCGTAGATGCCTCCATCGAAGCTCCCGTTGCTGAATTGGATGTCCGCGAAGGGCGCGAGCACCGTGCCCTGGAAGCCGAAACCCTCGGCGGTGATGGCCGTGGCATCCACGAAGTTGTAGAGCACCCTGCGCTTGTCGATGCCGCCGCGAAGTTCCGTGCTGAAGCCTGTGAACGTGGCCGAACTGCCCAGGATGTTGATCACGGCCAGTGAACCCGCCGGGGCCTGAATCGACAGCTGCGTGGCCCCCGTGAACGACCCGGCACTCATCTGGAAGACGTTCACCTGGGGATCCGAGCCGCTCAGCGTGATAACGCCCCAGGGTTGCTGCACCGTTCCGTTGGCCGTCAGGCTCCCCAGGGCCGAGGACAGCGCCCGCAGCTTGCCGCCCCTGGCGGCGAAATCGATGGGTGACCCTTGGGCCAAGGTACCCCGAGGGTGAAGCACACCTGAATCCGCGTTGTAGCTTCCCCCGTACCAGGCATCTCCCCAGATACCCCCATTGGAGAGCGTCAGATCGCCACCCGCCACCAGTGTCTGGGCAATCTGGTTCTCTGACAGCTTGAATCCCACGGCGAAGTGGGTCATGGCGATGTTGCCCCCGGCGGCCACCTTCCCCTCCACATCCGTGCCCTGCGTGTAGTCCCCCTGCAGGAAGAGGTTGTAGTCGCTCAGGCGCACCTCGATGCAGGCCGGACACGCCAGGTTCACCTTCGCCGAGGCTGTGTTGTTGTCCTCGCGGCACTCCAGCTCACGGCCAGAGCCCGTGCCATAGTCCGCCACGGCGAAGATCTCCGCAGTTCCTCCCGGTGCCGGAGCCCACCGGAGTGAGGCGATGGCGCTGTCACCTACAGCCAGGATGCGCGGCAGCGTAGCCACCCCCAGCAGCGTCCCGCCCGAAGCGGGATTGCCCTGGAAGAAGGCGACCTTGAGCCCGGCAGAGGCGGCGGCCTCGCCTTGGTTGCTCACACGTGCGCTGAGAGTGACGGATGCATTCGCACCACAAGAAACTCCCACTTCCGAGGCGACGAGATCCGAGGCAGCAAAGGGATGCGCCGAGCCGGTGCCCTGACTGTTGGACCGGAACGTATTGAGGCCCGGTACGAGCCAGTTCGTCACCGGCTGGGCGGGAATGGTGCCATCATCGTTGACGTTGGTGACCGAGTAAGCGTGCTGGTTCCAAATGGGCCGGGCATTCACCCACCCATCCTTCCGGTCCCGGTACACGCGAATGCCTGCCACTCCCGGGTGACCCTTGTAGTTATTGGAGGCAACGACAATCTCCGCATTGTTGTCGCCATCCACGTCCACGATGACCGGATTCTCGAAGACAGTGCCCGAGGCGTGCGGGACTTCGAAGCGCACGGTTCCCGTTCTGCCGTCATAGATACGCAGGCGATCCTCGTCTGCATAGACAACCTCGAACCTACCGTCACCCTCGAAGTCAAAGGAGGAAGAGCCCGTCCGGCCAGAACTCGTGTCGTGCGTGGGCTTCGACCACAGCAACGCGCCATTCGCCTTGAAAACGGAGTATCGCGTCTCACCCGCCACGCCAATCTCGGGCTTTCCATCGCCGTCAAAGTCCGCGATGTTGGGCGGCCCACCGAACCCTCCTCCTGGAATGGATTTGGTCCACATCTTCTTGCACTTGTCATTCAGAAGCGTGACCGCTTTGCCCACCACGACGATCTCTCCGAAGGGGCCCGCGTCAAAATTACCCACCCCTACCAAGCCATCCTCGATGTCATCGTTCCTGCACAGCGATGAGCCATTGGCACGGTAGATGGACCGGTTGTTGATGACCTCTTGGACTCCATCGCCATCAATGTCCGCCGCGAACGAGAAGCCCCCCTGATAGGGAAAACCTCCGACCCCTCCGGCACCCACCCACTTCAAGGCTCCTGTGTGGGTAAAGACGTGGTTCGCGCTGAGGATCTCGACATTTCCGTCTCTATCCAGGTCTGCCAACGACGGGCCTCCCCGGCGATTATCGGGTTGATCCCCCGGGGTCCGGAACTTGTAGCTGCCATCGTGCTCAAAGCAGATGACGCCCTTTCCACCCTTGGGGATCGTGCAAACCTCTGGCTTGCCATCATGGTCAATGTCTCCCGCCGCGATGTGGGACGGGCCGTGAACCCTGTATCTCTCGTCCGAGACCGTCCATAAATCACTTCCATCCGCGCCGCTGATCGCCCGGACAACTCCCGAATCGATGACTTCGCCAGCGAAGGCATTGAACACCACATCGGGAATTCCATCGCCATTGAGTTCGATCACCACGGGTGTCATCATCACCTGATCGTGGCCGGGAAGGATGCGCGAGTCGTTGCGTTTCCATTCCCATTCCAGCTCGGGTTCGAAGCTCGAGGTGAAGGGAGGCTGAACTTTGCAGCTTCCTGCCTGCGTGAGCGATTGCTGAGAGGGGCTCACGTGCTCCTGCTCCCTCTCCCCACCACAGGCTGCCCAGCCCAGCGTCAGCAGCACTGCCACCCAACGTCCGCCCAAGTGCTGCCTTCCCCCGCGTCCTGCGGGGGAGGGAGTATTTTTCCGGCTGTACATGAATGTTTTCCAAGAAGGGTTCATGGTCTGGAGCGGTTTCCTCTCCGGCCACGGTCAATGGCCTACAAGGCTGTGTGCCATTCCAACCCTACATGAAACGCATTGACCTCGATGGTGTCGGCTGGCCGGCCGCCCAGCTGACTGGCTTCAACACCTGGTCAATCCTGCATCTTCCAGTAGAGGAGATCCGCAGCCCCGGAAGAGGTCCACGGCTGCCCATCCAGTTCAAGCGTGCCGGACAGCGTGGTGCCCAGCACCAGGCCTCCCGCGGGCTGCGGGGCCATGAGGAAGAGCCGGTCGTAGGCGGCCACGTGGTCCCACTGGAACTGCCCCTCCCCGGAGTACCGCGCCACGAAGGGCCGGACCGCTTGGAGAAAGGGCGCGCCATCAGCGTCACCCAGCGTCCCGCCTCCGAGATCGAACTCCCCCACGCCCCAGCCCGACACCGTCAGGGTCCGGTCCTCCCCCATGCGGAGCTGCTCGAATGTGAGGCTGGCCCCGTTCCCGGTTTCCACGGAGGTGAGCCACGCATCGGTGCCCGTCGCGCTCAGTTGCCCGACGAAGCCGTTGGTGTTGGGGGGGGCCGGAGGGCCCCGGCGGGGATCGCCTCCCAGATAGCTGCGCCCCCCGAAGGTGAAGCTCCCCCCGAAGTTGCCAATGAAGGCCACTTGGCCCGTGCCTTGGGCCTGGAGGCCCATCACATCGCCGTAGGCCCCCCCGAAGAGCCGCTTCCACAGCAGGCGGCCCGTGGCGCTGTACTTCGCGATGAAGGGCGCCTGCACACCGAGGACGCCATCGCCCAGGTTCATCCAGGCGCCGGAGGAACCTCCGAGCAGGACGTTGCCCTCGGGGTCCGTGGTGATGCTCTGGAGGCGCGGCGTCTTCCCGGGCGTGTCAAACACCCCGCTCTGGAGCGCCGCGGACCACTGGTGCTTGCCCTCCCAGGAGAACTTCGCGACGAAGCCTCCCTCGCCCCACGCCTCGCCCGTGTTGCCCGTGAGGTGCGAGCTCAAGGGCCCGCCGCCCAGGTCCAGCGTGCCCCGGAACGCCCCCGTCACCACCAGGCTCCCGGCCGCATCGGTGGCCACCGCGGACGGAGCCGCCCGCTGGAGCTCGCCGCGGATGCCCAGGGCCGAGAAGCCCTGGGTCCACACGGTCTGGCCCGTGGGCGAGAACTTGGCGATGAAGAACCCTTCCCAGCTCTGGCTGCCGGTGACGGCGGGCAAGGGCCCCGCGCCCAAGTCCGGCGAGCCGCGATACCTCCCCACCAGGAGGATGTTGCCCAGCGAGGTCAACGTGACGGAGGTGGCGTGCACCGCCTCCGTCGTCACCACCCGGCTCCACGCGAGGCTGCCGTCCGCGTTGTAGAGCCCGAGGGCGAGCCCCTCTTCCCGGGGAAACGCCACCGGCCCGAACCGCCCCACCGCGAGGAACCCGCCCTGCGGGTGCGCCGACAAGGCATCCAGGTGCTCGGCCCCCATTCCTCCGTACTTGCGAATCCACGCCGTCCGCCCGCTTGCCGCCGTCTGAGCAGCCGCTGCCTCAGGGGCCTCCCTGCCTGCTGGCTCACTCCAGCCTCCCGTGAGGAGCAGCACCGCCAGCGCCACCGCACACCGTCCACGTATCCCTGATTTCTGCGCCATGCTGGATCTCCCGAAAAGAAGAGAATCCATAGGCAGTGCGCGGCGGATCGACCTGGGAACTGGCGCTTCTGGGAAGCCTGCCGATGTGTGTTTCCCGGCGGGACCGGCCGGCCGTGTTCAGAAGAAGTGCATCCAGGGCGGCCTTGGTAGCATGAGCCGCATGATCCGCTCCTTCTCGAAGTTCCTCCCTGCCCTGGCGATTTCGACAGGGCTGGCAGCCCCCACGGCGCTCGCCTGCACCAGCCTGCTGGTGAGCAAGGGCGCCTCGTCTGACGGCTCGACCTTCATCACCTACGCGGCGGACTCGCACGAGCTCTACGGCGAGCTGTACTACACGCCCGCGCGCCGCAACGCCGCGGGAGCCCAGCGCGACATCTTCGAATGGGACACCGGCAAGTTCCTGGGCCGCATCCCCGAGGCCCCCGTCACCTACTCGGTGGTGGGCAACATGAACGAGCACCAGCTCTCCATCAGCGAGTCCACGTTCACCGGCCGCAAGGAGCTGGAGGCGCCCAACGGCATCATCGACTACGGCTCACTCATCTACATCGGCCTGGAGCGCGCGAAGACCGCGCGCGAGGCCATCCAGGTGATGACCCGCCTGGTGGCCGAGCACGGCTATGCCTCCACCGGCGAGTCCTTCTCCATTGCCGATCCAAAGGAAGCGTGGATCCTGGAGATGATCGGCAAGGGCGAGGGCAAGAAGGGCGCGGTCTGGGTCGCGCGCCGCCTGCCCGAGGGCTACCTGTCCGCGCACGCCAACCAGGCCCGCATCCGCCAGTTCCCCCTGAAGGATCCGGAGAACACCCTCTACTCCGCCGACGTCATCTCCTTCGCGCGTGAGAAGGGCTGGTTCACCGGGGCGGACAAGGACTTCAGCTTCGCCGACACCTACCACCCGCTGGACTTCGAGGGCGCGCGCTTCGCCGAAGCCCGCGTGTGGAGCATCTTCCGCCGGGCGGCGCCCTCCCTGGGGCTCGGCGTGGAGAGCGTGAATGGCTCGGATCCCACCAAGCGGCTGCCCTTGTGGGTAAAGCCCGAGCGCAAGGTGTCCGTGCAGGACGTGATGGGGCTCATGCGCGACCACTTCGAGGGCACCACGCTGGACATGTCGAAGGACGTGGGGGCGGGCCCCTACGCGGTGCCCTACCGCTGGCGGCCGATGACGTGGGAGGTGGACGGCAAGAAGTACGTCCACGAGCGCGCCATCTCCACGCAGCAGACGGGCTTCTCCTTCGTGGCGCAGATGCGCTCCTGGATGCCCGCGCCCGTGGGCGGTGTGCTCTGGTTCGGCGTGGATGACACGTACACCACCGTCTACACGCCCATGTACGCGGGCATCCGCCGCGCGCCGAAGAACTTCGCCCAGGGCGTGGC
Encoded proteins:
- a CDS encoding choice-of-anchor A family protein → MAVLLTLGWAACGGEREQEHVSPSQQSLTQAGSCKVQPPFTSSFEPELEWEWKRNDSRILPGHDQVMMTPVVIELNGDGIPDVVFNAFAGEVIDSGVVRAISGADGSDLWTVSDERYRVHGPSHIAAGDIDHDGKPEVCTIPKGGKGVICFEHDGSYKFRTPGDQPDNRRGGPSLADLDRDGNVEILSANHVFTHTGALKWVGAGGVGGFPYQGGFSFAADIDGDGVQEVINNRSIYRANGSSLCRNDDIEDGLVGVGNFDAGPFGEIVVVGKAVTLLNDKCKKMWTKSIPGGGFGGPPNIADFDGDGKPEIGVAGETRYSVFKANGALLWSKPTHDTSSGRTGSSSFDFEGDGRFEVVYADEDRLRIYDGRTGTVRFEVPHASGTVFENPVIVDVDGDNNAEIVVASNNYKGHPGVAGIRVYRDRKDGWVNARPIWNQHAYSVTNVNDDGTIPAQPVTNWLVPGLNTFRSNSQGTGSAHPFAASDLVASEVGVSCGANASVTLSARVSNQGEAAASAGLKVAFFQGNPASGGTLLGVATLPRILAVGDSAIASLRWAPAPGGTAEIFAVADYGTGSGRELECREDNNTASAKVNLACPACIEVRLSDYNLFLQGDYTQGTDVEGKVAAGGNIAMTHFAVGFKLSENQIAQTLVAGGDLTLSNGGIWGDAWYGGSYNADSGVLHPRGTLAQGSPIDFAARGGKLRALSSALGSLTANGTVQQPWGVITLSGSDPQVNVFQMSAGSFTGATQLSIQAPAGSLAVINILGSSATFTGFSTELRGGIDKRRVLYNFVDATAITAEGFGFQGTVLAPFADIQFSNGSFDGGIYARSLTGNAEGHFYPLYDRDICR
- a CDS encoding dipeptidase is translated as MIRSFSKFLPALAISTGLAAPTALACTSLLVSKGASSDGSTFITYAADSHELYGELYYTPARRNAAGAQRDIFEWDTGKFLGRIPEAPVTYSVVGNMNEHQLSISESTFTGRKELEAPNGIIDYGSLIYIGLERAKTAREAIQVMTRLVAEHGYASTGESFSIADPKEAWILEMIGKGEGKKGAVWVARRLPEGYLSAHANQARIRQFPLKDPENTLYSADVISFAREKGWFTGADKDFSFADTYHPLDFEGARFAEARVWSIFRRAAPSLGLGVESVNGSDPTKRLPLWVKPERKVSVQDVMGLMRDHFEGTTLDMSKDVGAGPYAVPYRWRPMTWEVDGKKYVHERAISTQQTGFSFVAQMRSWMPAPVGGVLWFGVDDTYTTVYTPMYAGIRRAPKNFAQGVANRGQFSWDSSFWVFNWVSNQAYARWSDMIVDVRKTQGELEGQFLADQADIEKVALELYKTTPEQARTYLTDYSVQQGEKVHTRWRHLGEQLLVKYIDGNVRDESGKVNHPRYPDAWYRHIVRDAGDKLAMPAEKAAEPKPTPPAPASPQPAPQAQPKPTVAPPQ